One window of the Pseudomonas lurida genome contains the following:
- the pcaD gene encoding 3-oxoadipate enol-lactonase translates to MAFVQLAEGELHYQLDGPVDAPVLVLSNSLGTDLHMWDIQIPAFTEHFRVLRFDTRGHGKSLVTAGPYSIEQLGRDVIALLDALDIQRAHFCGLSMGGLIGQWLGINAGERLQRLVVCNTAAKIGTPEVWNPRIEMVLRDGADAMVALRDASIARWFTADFAAANPHQAKQITDMLAATSPEGYAANCAAVRDADFRDQLASIKVPTLVIAGTEDAVTPPAGSHFIQNHVQGAEYAEFYAAHLSNVQAGAAFSERVLAFLLAR, encoded by the coding sequence GTGGCATTTGTACAACTCGCCGAGGGCGAACTGCATTACCAATTGGACGGACCTGTGGATGCGCCAGTGCTGGTGCTGTCCAATTCCCTGGGCACCGACCTGCATATGTGGGACATCCAGATCCCGGCCTTCACCGAGCATTTTCGCGTGCTGCGCTTTGACACCCGTGGCCATGGCAAGTCCCTGGTTACCGCAGGGCCCTACAGCATTGAGCAACTGGGTCGCGATGTGATTGCGTTGCTGGATGCGCTGGATATTCAACGCGCGCATTTTTGCGGCTTGTCCATGGGCGGCCTGATCGGCCAATGGCTGGGCATCAACGCCGGCGAGCGTCTGCAGCGCCTGGTGGTGTGCAACACCGCCGCTAAAATCGGCACGCCCGAGGTGTGGAACCCGCGCATCGAGATGGTGCTGCGCGACGGGGCCGATGCGATGGTGGCCCTGCGCGATGCATCGATTGCGCGCTGGTTCACCGCCGATTTCGCCGCGGCCAACCCGCACCAGGCCAAGCAGATTACCGACATGCTCGCGGCGACTTCTCCCGAGGGCTACGCCGCCAACTGCGCGGCGGTGCGTGACGCGGATTTCCGGGACCAGTTGGCCTCGATCAAAGTACCGACCCTGGTGATTGCCGGCACCGAAGATGCGGTCACCCCGCCCGCCGGCAGCCACTTTATCCAGAACCACGTGCAGGGCGCCGAATACGCCGAGTTCTATGCGGCCCACCTGTCCAATGTGCAGGCTGGCGCGGCGTTCAGTGAGCGTGTACTGGCATTTCTGCTGGCCAGGTAA
- the pcaC gene encoding 4-carboxymuconolactone decarboxylase: MDEKQRYAEGLQVRREVLGDAHVDRSLNALTEFNSEFQEMITRHAWGDIWTRPGLPRHTRSLITIAMLIGMNRSEELKLHLRAAASNGVTRAEIKEVLMQSAIYCGIPAANATFHLAESVWDELGVESRRHD; encoded by the coding sequence GTGGATGAGAAACAACGTTACGCCGAAGGCCTGCAAGTGCGTCGCGAAGTGCTGGGCGACGCCCATGTCGACCGCAGCCTCAATGCCCTGACCGAGTTCAACAGCGAGTTCCAGGAGATGATCACCCGCCACGCCTGGGGTGACATCTGGACCCGCCCAGGCCTGCCTCGGCACACGCGCAGCCTGATCACCATCGCCATGTTGATCGGCATGAACCGCAGCGAAGAACTCAAGCTGCATCTGCGCGCTGCTGCCAGCAATGGCGTGACCCGCGCGGAGATCAAGGAGGTGCTGATGCAGAGCGCGATTTACTGTGGGATTCCAGCCGCGAATGCGACGTTTCACCTGGCCGAATCGGTGTGGGATGAACTGGGCGTCGAGTCGCGCCGGCACGACTGA
- a CDS encoding polysaccharide deacetylase family protein codes for MKSFAIASAVLALALSLGGCIGAPIALTPQTEQRLQTQAPIRFLLTFDDGPSASGYNNPSRSVMADLASNPVLPGIKAVFFLQTEAARSGGSSRGRKTMQREYAAGHILAFHTATGFHTNHRWLNDAELERTLTLGAADLAAITGSPPVLVRPPFWNYDRRTFAAYQRHGMHVLLTDLSANDGKIWGFNGSPRRRANLYRQLSVVREHIALGELPTVDGVIPVVVTFHDINRYTARHMQEYLQILLDSARINGVKTAAEPFYTDTAQLQRAALARTVKDVSEPVHLPGVWNWVWDADSH; via the coding sequence ATGAAATCCTTCGCCATCGCATCCGCCGTGCTTGCCCTGGCCTTGAGCCTCGGCGGCTGCATCGGTGCCCCCATCGCCCTGACCCCGCAGACCGAACAACGCCTGCAAACCCAGGCACCCATTCGCTTCCTGCTGACCTTCGACGATGGCCCCAGTGCGTCGGGCTACAACAACCCAAGCCGTTCAGTGATGGCTGACCTGGCGAGCAACCCCGTGCTGCCGGGGATCAAGGCGGTGTTCTTCCTGCAAACCGAAGCCGCGCGTTCCGGCGGCAGTTCACGGGGTCGCAAGACCATGCAGCGCGAGTACGCGGCCGGTCATATTCTGGCCTTCCACACCGCCACCGGCTTTCATACCAACCACCGCTGGCTCAATGACGCCGAACTGGAACGTACCCTCACCTTGGGCGCCGCCGACCTGGCCGCGATCACCGGTAGCCCGCCCGTGCTGGTTCGCCCGCCGTTCTGGAACTACGATCGCCGTACCTTCGCCGCCTACCAGCGCCACGGCATGCACGTGTTGCTGACGGATCTGAGTGCCAATGACGGCAAGATCTGGGGCTTCAACGGCAGCCCACGCCGGCGCGCCAATCTGTATCGACAGCTGTCGGTGGTGCGCGAGCACATCGCTTTGGGGGAGTTGCCGACGGTGGACGGCGTCATACCCGTGGTGGTGACTTTCCACGACATCAACCGCTACACCGCGCGGCATATGCAAGAGTATTTGCAGATCCTGTTGGACAGCGCCCGGATCAACGGCGTGAAGACTGCCGCCGAACCGTTCTACACCGACACGGCCCAGCTTCAGCGCGCGGCGCTGGCACGTACGGTCAAGGATGTGAGTGAGCCGGTGCACCTGCCGGGCGTGTGGAACTGGGTGTGGGACGCCGACTCCCACTGA
- a CDS encoding OprD family porin, whose translation MSIFHPRRLLLATAVASLALPAVAEEHGFLEDASANLNLRNFFFNRNYTNPTKTQGGAQEWTQSFILDAKSGFTQGTVGFGMDVLGMYALKLDGGRGTGGTQLLPLDRDGRPADEFGRLGVAFKARISKTEVKVGEWMPVLPILRSDDGRSLPQTLRGGQVTSKEIDGLTLYAGQFRANSPRDDSSMTDMSMFGKTAFTSDRFNFQGGEYAFNDKRTQIGLWNAQLKDIYSQQFVNLIHSQPIGDWTLGANLGFFYGKDDGSARAGDLDNKTWSGLFSARYGGNTFYVGLQKLTGNSAWMRVNGTSGGTLANDSYNSSYDNAEEKSWQVRHDYNFAALGVPGLTLMNRYISGSNVHTGTITDGKEWGRESELGYTVQSGSLKNLTVRLRNSSMRRDYSNNEFDENRLIVSYPISLL comes from the coding sequence ATGAGCATTTTTCACCCGCGCCGGCTGCTGCTGGCAACCGCTGTCGCCAGTCTTGCCTTGCCTGCCGTCGCCGAAGAACACGGCTTTCTGGAAGACGCCAGCGCCAACCTCAACCTGCGCAATTTCTTCTTCAACCGCAATTACACCAACCCTACCAAGACCCAGGGTGGTGCGCAGGAGTGGACGCAGAGTTTCATCCTCGATGCCAAATCCGGCTTCACCCAGGGAACCGTGGGGTTCGGCATGGATGTGCTGGGGATGTACGCGTTGAAGCTGGATGGCGGGCGCGGCACCGGCGGCACCCAACTGTTGCCGTTGGACCGTGATGGCCGCCCTGCGGATGAGTTCGGACGTTTGGGAGTGGCGTTCAAGGCGCGCATTTCCAAGACCGAAGTGAAGGTCGGCGAATGGATGCCCGTGCTGCCGATCCTGCGCTCGGACGATGGCCGCTCCCTGCCACAAACCCTGCGCGGCGGGCAGGTCACCTCGAAGGAAATCGACGGGCTGACCCTCTATGCCGGACAATTTCGCGCCAACAGCCCGCGTGACGACAGCAGCATGACTGACATGTCGATGTTCGGTAAAACCGCGTTCACCTCCGACCGCTTTAACTTTCAGGGCGGCGAGTACGCGTTCAACGACAAACGCACCCAGATCGGCCTGTGGAACGCCCAGCTCAAGGACATCTACAGCCAGCAGTTCGTCAACCTGATCCACAGCCAGCCCATCGGCGATTGGACCCTGGGCGCCAACCTCGGCTTCTTCTACGGCAAGGACGACGGCAGCGCCCGCGCCGGTGACCTGGACAACAAGACCTGGTCCGGCCTGTTCTCCGCCCGCTATGGCGGCAACACTTTCTACGTGGGGCTGCAAAAGCTCACCGGCAACAGCGCCTGGATGCGCGTCAACGGTACCAGCGGCGGCACCCTGGCCAACGACAGCTACAACAGCAGCTACGACAACGCCGAGGAAAAGTCCTGGCAAGTGCGCCACGACTATAACTTCGCCGCCCTCGGCGTGCCCGGCCTGACCCTGATGAACCGCTATATCAGCGGCAGCAACGTGCATACCGGCACCATTACCGACGGCAAGGAATGGGGCCGCGAAAGCGAACTGGGCTATACCGTGCAGAGCGGCAGCCTGAAAAACCTCACGGTAAGGCTGCGTAATTCCAGCATGCGCCGCGACTACAGCAACAACGAGTTCGACGAGAACCGGTTGATCGTCAGTTACCCGATAAGCCTGCTGTAA
- the adeC gene encoding AdeC/AdeK/OprM family multidrug efflux complex outer membrane factor, which yields MSKSLLSLAVTAFVLSGCSLIPDYQRPEAPVAAQFPQGPAYSSAQAPNQAAAEQGWKQFFHDPALQQLIQTALVNNRDLRVAALNIDAYAAQYRIQRADLFPAVSANGSGSRQRVPARASQTGEANITSQYSATLGISSYELDLFGRVRSLSEEALQQYFATEEARRSTQISLVASVANAYLTWQADKELLKLTQDTLGAFEQSFKLTSRSNEVGVASALDLSQARTSVENARVQLARYTRQVAQDENSLTLLLGTGLPANIASKPLSDDLLSEVPAGLPSDLLQRRPDILQAEYNLKAANANIGAARAAFFPSISLTANAGTLSPDLGGLFKGGSGTWSFAPQINIPIFNAGSLRASLDYSKIQKEINVANYEKAIQTGFQEVSDGLAARETYKQQLEAQRGFVAANQDYYRLAERRYRIGVDSNLTFLDAQRQLFSAQQSLITDRLAQLTSEVNLYKALGGGWNEQTAKNEPVKEEAPALKLF from the coding sequence ATGAGCAAGTCGCTACTTTCCCTAGCCGTCACGGCCTTCGTGCTCAGTGGCTGCTCGCTGATACCTGACTATCAGCGCCCCGAAGCGCCGGTGGCCGCACAGTTCCCGCAGGGGCCGGCGTATTCGTCGGCCCAGGCGCCGAACCAGGCAGCTGCCGAGCAGGGCTGGAAGCAGTTTTTCCATGACCCTGCCCTGCAACAGCTGATCCAGACCGCGCTGGTGAACAACCGTGACCTGCGCGTCGCGGCCCTGAACATCGACGCGTATGCCGCGCAGTACCGTATCCAGCGTGCCGACCTGTTCCCGGCCGTATCGGCCAATGGCAGCGGTAGCCGCCAGCGTGTGCCGGCCCGTGCGTCGCAGACCGGCGAAGCGAACATCACCAGCCAGTACTCGGCCACCCTCGGGATCAGTTCCTATGAGCTGGACCTGTTCGGCCGCGTGCGCAGCCTGAGCGAAGAAGCGTTGCAGCAGTACTTCGCTACTGAAGAAGCACGCCGCAGCACCCAGATCAGCCTGGTGGCCAGCGTGGCCAATGCCTACCTGACCTGGCAAGCCGACAAGGAACTGCTCAAGCTGACCCAGGACACCCTGGGCGCGTTCGAGCAGAGCTTCAAGCTCACCTCGCGCAGCAACGAAGTCGGCGTGGCCTCGGCCCTCGACCTGAGCCAGGCACGTACTTCGGTGGAAAACGCCCGTGTGCAACTTGCCCGGTATACACGCCAGGTCGCCCAGGACGAAAACAGCCTGACCCTGCTGCTGGGCACCGGCCTGCCGGCGAATATCGCCAGCAAGCCGCTGTCGGATGACCTGCTCAGCGAAGTGCCAGCCGGGTTGCCGTCGGACCTGCTGCAACGTCGCCCCGACATCTTGCAGGCCGAGTACAACCTCAAGGCGGCTAACGCCAATATCGGCGCAGCCCGTGCAGCGTTCTTCCCGAGCATCAGCTTGACCGCCAACGCCGGCACCCTCAGCCCGGACCTCGGCGGCCTGTTCAAAGGCGGCTCTGGCACCTGGTCGTTCGCCCCGCAGATCAACATCCCGATCTTCAACGCCGGCAGCCTGCGCGCCAGCCTGGACTACTCGAAGATCCAGAAAGAGATCAACGTGGCGAACTACGAGAAGGCGATCCAGACCGGTTTCCAGGAAGTCTCCGACGGCCTCGCCGCGCGTGAAACCTATAAGCAGCAACTGGAGGCCCAGCGTGGCTTCGTCGCGGCCAACCAGGATTACTACCGCCTGGCCGAGCGTCGCTACCGCATCGGCGTCGACAGCAACCTGACGTTCCTCGATGCCCAGCGCCAGCTGTTCAGTGCCCAGCAATCGCTGATCACCGACCGCCTTGCGCAGCTGACCAGCGAGGTCAACCTGTACAAGGCCCTCGGCGGTGGCTGGAACGAGCAGACCGCGAAGAACGAGCCGGTGAAAGAAGAAGCGCCGGCCCTGAAGTTGTTCTGA
- a CDS encoding efflux RND transporter permease subunit: MSKFFIDRPIFAWVIALVIMLVGALSILKLPINQYPAIAPTAIDIQVTYPGASAQTVQDTVVQVIEQQLNGIDNLRYVASDSNSDGSMTITATFNQGTNPDIAQVQVQNKLNLATPLLPQEVQQQGIRVTKSVKNFLMVIGLVSEDGSMTKDDLSNYIVSNIQDPISRTAGVGDFQVFGSQYAMRIWLDPAKLNNYQLTPVDVSTAISAQNVQVATGQLGGLPALPGNQLNATIIGKTRLQTAEQFGNILMKVNADGSQVRLRDVARIELGGQNYSISAQFNGKPASGMAIKLASGANALDTGKAIRATVASLEPFFPPGMKAVVPYDTTPVVTESISGVVDTLVEAIVLVFLVMFLFLQNFRATIITTMTVPVVLLGTFGILAAFGFTINTLTMFGMILAIGLLVDDAIVVVENVERVMAEEHLSPKEATVKSMGQIQGALVGIALVLSAVLLPMAFFGGSTGVIYKQFSITIVSAMALSVLVALIFTPALCATMLKPIDPEKHGQPKRGFFGWFNRTFDRGVLSYERGVGNMIKHKIPAFLVYVLIFAGMIWLFMRIPAAFLPDEDQGVIFAQVQTPVGSSAERTQKVIDDMRAFLLNDKEGEPGEGKGVKSVFTVNGFNFAGRGQSSGLAFVMLKPWDERDASNSVFEIAKRAQGYFMQTFKDAMVFAIVPPSVLELGNATGFDVFLQDQGGVGHEKLMAARNQFLGMAAQSKILAGVRPNGVNDEPQYELTVDDEKASAQGITLSNINQTLAIALGGSYVNDFIDRGRVKKVYVQGDAASRMSPEDLNKWFVRSDSGKMVPLSAIASGKWIFGSPKLSRYNGVAAMEILGTPAPGYSTGDAMAEVERIAKQLPAGIGYAWTGLSYEERLSGSQAPALYALSLLVVFLCLAALYESWSIPIAVILVVPLGVVGALMATSMRGLSNDVFFQVGLLVTVGLAAKNAILIVEFAKELHEQGKGIVEAAIEASRMRLRPIIMTSMAFVLGVLPLAISSGAGSGSQHAIGTGVIGGMITATVLAIFWVPLFFATVSAIGDRKPKETKQTPKEAGQ, encoded by the coding sequence ATGTCGAAATTTTTTATCGACCGTCCCATTTTTGCCTGGGTAATTGCCCTGGTGATCATGCTGGTCGGGGCACTGTCGATCCTGAAGTTGCCCATCAACCAATACCCGGCCATCGCGCCGACCGCCATCGACATCCAGGTGACCTACCCAGGCGCGTCCGCACAAACCGTGCAGGACACCGTGGTGCAGGTCATCGAGCAACAGCTCAACGGTATCGACAACCTGCGTTATGTCGCCTCGGACAGTAACTCCGACGGCAGCATGACCATCACCGCGACGTTCAACCAGGGTACCAACCCGGACATCGCCCAGGTTCAAGTGCAGAACAAGCTGAACCTGGCGACGCCACTGCTGCCGCAAGAAGTGCAGCAGCAGGGTATCCGCGTGACCAAGTCGGTGAAGAACTTCCTGATGGTGATCGGTCTGGTGTCGGAAGACGGCAGCATGACCAAGGACGACCTGTCCAACTACATCGTGTCCAACATCCAGGACCCGATCTCGCGTACTGCGGGTGTCGGTGACTTCCAGGTGTTCGGTTCGCAGTACGCCATGCGTATCTGGCTCGACCCGGCCAAGCTGAATAACTACCAGTTGACCCCGGTCGACGTCAGCACCGCCATCTCGGCCCAGAACGTACAGGTGGCCACTGGTCAGTTGGGCGGCCTGCCCGCCTTGCCCGGCAACCAGTTGAACGCAACCATCATCGGCAAGACGCGCCTGCAGACGGCTGAGCAATTCGGCAACATCCTGATGAAGGTCAATGCCGACGGCTCCCAGGTTCGCCTGCGTGACGTCGCTCGCATCGAACTGGGTGGCCAGAACTACAGCATCAGTGCGCAGTTCAACGGCAAGCCTGCTTCCGGCATGGCGATCAAGCTGGCCTCGGGCGCGAACGCCCTGGACACCGGCAAGGCCATCCGTGCCACCGTCGCCTCGCTCGAACCGTTCTTCCCGCCTGGCATGAAGGCGGTGGTGCCGTATGACACTACCCCGGTCGTGACTGAATCGATCTCCGGTGTAGTCGACACGCTGGTAGAAGCGATCGTGCTGGTGTTCCTGGTGATGTTCCTGTTCCTGCAGAACTTCCGCGCCACCATCATCACCACCATGACCGTACCGGTGGTACTGCTGGGGACCTTCGGGATCCTGGCCGCGTTCGGTTTCACCATCAACACCCTGACCATGTTCGGCATGATCCTGGCCATCGGCTTGCTGGTGGATGACGCCATCGTCGTGGTGGAAAACGTCGAGCGGGTAATGGCCGAGGAGCACCTGTCGCCGAAAGAGGCGACGGTCAAATCCATGGGCCAGATCCAGGGCGCCCTGGTAGGTATCGCCCTGGTTCTGTCGGCCGTACTGTTGCCGATGGCCTTCTTCGGCGGCTCCACCGGCGTGATCTACAAGCAGTTCTCCATCACCATCGTTTCGGCCATGGCGCTGTCGGTACTGGTTGCCCTGATCTTCACCCCGGCCTTGTGCGCCACCATGCTCAAGCCAATCGATCCGGAAAAACACGGCCAACCCAAGCGCGGTTTCTTCGGCTGGTTCAACCGCACCTTCGACCGTGGCGTACTGAGCTACGAGCGTGGCGTGGGCAACATGATCAAGCACAAGATCCCGGCGTTCCTGGTGTACGTCCTGATCTTCGCCGGCATGATCTGGCTGTTCATGCGCATCCCTGCTGCGTTCCTGCCCGACGAAGACCAAGGTGTGATTTTTGCCCAGGTGCAGACACCGGTCGGTTCTTCGGCTGAACGCACCCAGAAAGTCATCGACGATATGCGCGCCTTCCTGCTCAACGACAAGGAAGGCGAGCCTGGCGAAGGCAAAGGCGTGAAATCGGTGTTTACCGTAAACGGCTTCAACTTCGCCGGTCGTGGCCAGAGCTCGGGCCTGGCATTTGTGATGCTCAAGCCGTGGGACGAGCGTGACGCCTCCAACTCGGTGTTCGAGATCGCCAAGCGCGCCCAGGGCTACTTCATGCAGACATTCAAGGACGCCATGGTATTTGCCATCGTGCCGCCGTCTGTACTGGAACTGGGTAACGCCACCGGCTTCGACGTGTTCCTGCAAGACCAGGGCGGTGTAGGCCATGAAAAATTGATGGCTGCACGAAACCAGTTCCTCGGCATGGCAGCACAAAGCAAGATCCTGGCAGGTGTGCGCCCCAACGGCGTGAACGATGAGCCGCAGTACGAGCTCACCGTCGACGACGAGAAGGCCAGCGCCCAGGGCATCACCCTGTCGAACATCAACCAGACCCTGGCGATTGCCCTGGGTGGCAGCTACGTCAACGACTTCATCGACCGCGGTCGGGTGAAGAAGGTGTACGTGCAAGGTGACGCCGCGAGCCGCATGTCCCCTGAAGACCTGAACAAATGGTTCGTGCGCAGCGACTCCGGGAAAATGGTGCCGTTGTCTGCCATCGCTTCGGGCAAGTGGATCTTCGGTTCGCCGAAACTCTCGCGCTACAACGGTGTAGCGGCGATGGAGATCCTCGGCACCCCGGCGCCGGGCTACAGTACCGGTGACGCCATGGCCGAAGTCGAGCGTATCGCCAAGCAACTGCCCGCGGGTATTGGCTATGCGTGGACCGGACTGTCGTATGAAGAACGCCTGTCCGGCTCCCAGGCGCCTGCGCTGTACGCTCTGTCGCTGCTGGTCGTGTTCCTGTGCCTCGCGGCACTGTACGAAAGCTGGTCGATCCCGATCGCAGTCATCCTGGTAGTCCCTCTCGGGGTCGTGGGTGCGTTGATGGCGACCAGCATGCGCGGGTTGTCCAACGACGTGTTCTTCCAGGTGGGCTTGCTGGTGACGGTGGGCCTGGCAGCGAAGAACGCCATCTTGATCGTAGAGTTTGCCAAAGAGCTCCACGAACAAGGCAAAGGCATCGTCGAGGCAGCCATCGAGGCCTCGCGGATGCGTCTGCGGCCGATCATCATGACCTCCATGGCGTTCGTCCTTGGCGTATTGCCGCTGGCCATCTCCTCGGGCGCTGGCTCGGGCAGCCAGCACGCGATCGGTACCGGCGTAATTGGCGGTATGATCACGGCCACTGTGTTGGCGATCTTCTGGGTACCGTTGTTCTTCGCAACCGTGTCCGCCATCGGCGACCGTAAACCGAAAGAAACCAAGCAAACTCCTAAAGAGGCTGGCCAATGA
- a CDS encoding efflux RND transporter periplasmic adaptor subunit: MQLKPAVTALVTAVALASLLSGCKKEEAAPPAQTPQVGVVTLQPQAYTLTSELPGRTTAYRIAEVRPQVNGIILKRLFKEGADVKEGQQLYQIDPSVYEATLKSAQASLTQTKSISDRYKQLVDEQAVSRQEYDTAVANRMTAEANVQTAQINVRYTKVYAPISGRIGRSSVTEGALVSNGQADSMAVIQQLDPIYVDVTQSSAEMLKLRRDLESGQLQKAGANAAKVKLTLEDGSDYGQEGKLEFSEVSVDQTTGSVTLRAVFPNPDHTLLPGMFVHAQLQAGVNSKAILAPQQGVTRDLKGIPTALVVNKDNKVEQRVLVANRTAGAYWLVEKGLDAGDRVITEGLQYVKPGIEVKVKDADNAKPAGSAPAPAAAAGQGE; encoded by the coding sequence ATGCAACTTAAGCCAGCTGTTACCGCTCTGGTCACTGCCGTCGCCCTGGCATCGCTGCTCAGCGGATGTAAAAAGGAAGAAGCGGCTCCGCCCGCTCAAACCCCTCAGGTCGGCGTGGTCACCCTTCAACCGCAAGCCTATACCCTGACGTCCGAGCTGCCAGGCCGCACCACCGCCTACCGCATCGCGGAAGTTCGCCCACAGGTCAACGGCATCATCCTCAAGCGCCTGTTCAAGGAAGGCGCGGACGTGAAGGAAGGGCAACAGCTCTACCAGATCGACCCGTCGGTGTATGAAGCCACCCTGAAAAGCGCACAGGCCAGCCTGACCCAGACCAAGTCCATCTCTGATCGCTACAAGCAGTTGGTCGATGAGCAGGCCGTCAGCCGCCAGGAATACGACACCGCGGTCGCCAACCGCATGACCGCCGAAGCAAACGTTCAAACCGCCCAGATCAATGTGCGCTACACCAAGGTGTACGCGCCGATCTCCGGGCGTATCGGCCGTTCTTCAGTGACCGAAGGCGCGCTGGTCAGCAACGGCCAGGCCGATTCCATGGCCGTGATCCAGCAACTGGACCCGATCTACGTCGACGTCACGCAGTCCTCGGCTGAAATGCTGAAACTGCGCCGCGACCTGGAAAGCGGCCAGTTGCAAAAAGCCGGCGCCAATGCCGCCAAGGTCAAGCTGACCCTGGAAGATGGCAGCGACTACGGCCAGGAAGGCAAGCTGGAGTTCTCCGAAGTGTCGGTTGACCAGACCACCGGTTCCGTGACCCTGCGCGCCGTGTTCCCCAACCCTGACCACACCCTGCTGCCGGGCATGTTCGTGCACGCCCAGCTACAAGCTGGCGTGAACAGCAAGGCCATCCTGGCACCACAACAAGGCGTGACCCGCGACCTCAAGGGCATCCCGACTGCGTTGGTGGTGAATAAGGACAACAAGGTCGAGCAACGCGTACTGGTTGCCAACCGCACCGCCGGCGCCTATTGGCTGGTGGAAAAAGGCCTGGACGCTGGCGACCGTGTGATCACAGAAGGCTTGCAGTACGTCAAGCCGGGCATCGAAGTCAAGGTCAAGGACGCCGACAACGCCAAGCCTGCCGGTTCTGCTCCAGCTCCTGCTGCCGCTGCTGGCCAGGGGGAGTAA
- a CDS encoding TetR family transcriptional regulator, whose amino-acid sequence MVRRTKEEAQETRSQILEAAEQAFYERGVARTTLADIAALAGVTRGAIYWHFSNKSDLLQALLDTLHEPLDELARASESEDELDPLGCMRKLLIHLFHQVALDPKTRRINEILFHKCEFTDEMCDMRRQRQTHSLECNLRISLTLRNAVHRGQLPENLDTTRGAVCIHAYINGLIGQWLLVPDSFQLHQEAERWVDAGLDLLRWSPSLRN is encoded by the coding sequence ATGGTTCGTCGCACCAAAGAGGAAGCTCAGGAAACGCGCAGCCAGATTCTCGAAGCCGCCGAGCAGGCCTTTTATGAGCGCGGCGTTGCGCGGACCACGCTGGCGGATATCGCCGCGCTGGCCGGTGTGACGCGGGGTGCTATCTACTGGCATTTCAGCAATAAGTCCGATCTGCTGCAGGCGCTGCTCGACACCCTGCACGAGCCGCTGGACGAATTGGCCAGGGCCAGTGAAAGCGAGGATGAACTCGACCCGCTGGGCTGCATGCGCAAGCTGTTGATTCATTTGTTCCATCAAGTGGCCCTGGACCCGAAAACCCGACGCATCAACGAGATCTTGTTCCATAAGTGCGAATTCACCGATGAAATGTGCGACATGCGCCGCCAGCGGCAGACCCACAGCCTGGAATGCAACCTTCGCATCAGCCTGACACTGCGTAATGCGGTCCATCGCGGGCAACTTCCGGAAAATCTCGATACTACCCGTGGCGCGGTGTGCATCCACGCCTATATCAACGGTCTGATCGGCCAGTGGCTGCTGGTGCCCGACAGCTTCCAGCTGCATCAGGAGGCTGAGCGTTGGGTGGATGCCGGCCTGGACTTGCTGCGCTGGAGCCCGAGCCTGCGCAATTAA
- a CDS encoding alkene reductase, whose translation MTTIFDPIKLGDLELSNRIIMAPLTRCRADAGRVPNALMAEYYVQRASAGLILSEATSVTPLGVGYPDTPGIWSNDQVRGWANVTKAVHGAGGKIFLQLWHVGRISHESYLNGETPVAPSAIQPKGHVSLVRPLADYPTPRALETAEIADIVDAYRTGAENAKAAGFDGVEIHGANGYLLDQFLQSSTNQRTDHYGGSLENRARLLLEVTDAAIEVWGAGRVGVHLAPRADSHDMGDDNLAQTFTYVASELGKRGIAFICSREKEGADSLGPQLKKAFGGAYIANERFTKDSANAWLAEGKADAVAWGVPFIANPDLPARLKADAPLNEPRPDTFYSKGPVGYIDYPTLAL comes from the coding sequence ATGACGACTATTTTCGATCCAATCAAACTGGGCGACCTGGAACTGTCGAACCGCATCATCATGGCGCCGCTGACCCGCTGCCGTGCCGACGCCGGTCGCGTGCCCAACGCGCTGATGGCCGAATATTATGTGCAACGCGCTTCCGCCGGGCTGATCCTCAGCGAAGCCACCTCCGTGACGCCGCTGGGCGTGGGTTACCCGGACACGCCGGGCATCTGGTCCAACGACCAGGTACGCGGCTGGGCCAACGTCACCAAGGCGGTGCATGGCGCGGGCGGCAAGATCTTCCTGCAACTGTGGCACGTTGGGCGTATCTCCCACGAGTCGTACCTGAACGGCGAAACCCCGGTGGCACCGAGTGCGATCCAGCCTAAAGGCCACGTCAGCCTGGTCCGCCCGCTGGCCGACTACCCAACCCCACGCGCCCTGGAAACCGCTGAAATCGCCGACATCGTCGACGCCTACCGCACCGGTGCCGAGAACGCCAAGGCCGCCGGTTTCGACGGCGTGGAAATCCACGGTGCCAACGGTTACCTGCTCGACCAGTTCCTGCAGAGCAGCACCAACCAGCGCACTGACCACTACGGCGGCTCCCTGGAAAACCGTGCGCGCCTGCTGCTGGAAGTGACCGACGCGGCCATCGAAGTCTGGGGCGCCGGCCGTGTGGGCGTGCACCTGGCGCCACGCGCCGACTCCCATGACATGGGCGACGACAACCTTGCGCAAACCTTCACCTACGTCGCCAGCGAACTGGGCAAACGTGGTATCGCCTTCATTTGCTCCCGTGAAAAAGAAGGCGCCGACAGCCTCGGCCCACAACTGAAAAAGGCATTCGGCGGCGCGTACATCGCCAACGAACGCTTCACCAAGGACAGCGCCAACGCCTGGCTGGCCGAAGGCAAAGCCGACGCCGTGGCCTGGGGTGTGCCGTTCATTGCAAACCCGGATTTGCCGGCTCGTTTGAAGGCCGATGCGCCGCTGAACGAACCGCGCCCGGACACCTTCTACAGCAAAGGCCCGGTCGGCTACATCGACTACCCGACGCTGGCGCTGTAA